The Acidobacteriota bacterium genomic interval TGCCCGGAAGTGTTCGGGAAGATTTTCGGTCGACATCCCGCGGTCAGATCATTCCAGGTGCTGGACTCCACGGACCCTGCGACCGTGAGGGCTGTCCGGCGAAAGATCGACCTGAAGAAGACCCTGTTTATTGTCGCCTCCAAGTCCGGGACCACCGTCGAAACGCGGTCGCACGAGGCCTATTTTTTTAACGAACTCAGGAATGCAGGTGTGCGGGTGCCGGGGCGGCGGTTCGTGGCTATCACCGATGCCGGGAGTGACCTCGAGCGGCTGGCCCGAAGGCAGAAGTATCGGAGGACATTCGTCAATCCGTCCGACATCGGCGGACGGTATTCAGCGCTTTCGTACTTCGGTCTCGTCCCGGCGTATTTTGTCGGCGTCGACCTGAGGAGGCTGCTGGACGAGGCTGCCGAAACGGAGCGGCTGCTGCGCGATCGTGATGATGAGAGCAATCCGGCGCTTCTTCTGGGCGCCCTGATGGCCGCGTGTGCCGGGGCAGGTTTGAACAAAATGACCCTGCTGGCCTCCAGGAGAACCGCTCCGTTGGTCCCGTGGCTGGAGCAACTGGTTGCGGAGTCAACCGGAAAGAAGAAAACCGGCATCGTGCCCGTTGAAGCCGAGCCTGTCGGAAAGGCCGGACACTATGGAGCGGACCGTTTCTTCGTCTTCCTTCGCATGACCGGTGAAAAGCAGGAGCCGCACGGACGGTTGATGAAGAGGTTGATCCAACAGAGGGCACCGGTAGTCGAACTGGTCGTCGGTGACCGGTACGACGTGGGCAGCCATTTCCTGCTTTGGGAGGCGGCGGTGGCCGCGGCCGGCAGCCTGATGGGAATCAACCCGTTTGACGAGCCGAATGTGACCGAGAGCAAAGAAAATACTAACGCCATACTTGCAGATTATACGGCCGGCGGGGCGTTCCCGCTCATGGAAAAGGTGGCACGGCGGGCGGGTCTGTCATCGGCGGCAGCCCGCGGAGGCCGGCAACAC includes:
- a CDS encoding glucose-6-phosphate isomerase, which translates into the protein MRKGINRGLVPKIMNRKPEVFTGGRDTSKRIANRLGWVDVVSLMKRRVAGIERVADGAFRAGLRHIVLMGMGGSSLCPEVFGKIFGRHPAVRSFQVLDSTDPATVRAVRRKIDLKKTLFIVASKSGTTVETRSHEAYFFNELRNAGVRVPGRRFVAITDAGSDLERLARRQKYRRTFVNPSDIGGRYSALSYFGLVPAYFVGVDLRRLLDEAAETERLLRDRDDESNPALLLGALMAACAGAGLNKMTLLASRRTAPLVPWLEQLVAESTGKKKTGIVPVEAEPVGKAGHYGADRFFVFLRMTGEKQEPHGRLMKRLIQQRAPVVELVVGDRYDVGSHFLLWEAAVAAAGSLMGINPFDEPNVTESKENTNAILADYTAGGAFPLMEKVARRAGLSSAAARGGRQHGRLDRAEAARSLKRFLAGLRPPQYLAVLCYFKSDRRTKEALAELRRKVCDRTGAAVVRGYGPRYLHSIGQLYKGGPSNGRFIIFVRDRYDHLEIPGRPFDFGRLIAAQAVGDARALSRRRLPVLVMTVGPDPAAGLRTFARAAGRALQ